The region TTCTGAAACTTGTTCTTCAGACCAGGCCAGAGGATAGGATGCCATATTCATGAACGAATCTATTCCAATGGGGACACCCTCTTTTTCTGCTAATTGTTCAAGTATGGAACAAGCCGCATTGTGTTGATTCCCTTCCGGGCCTCCAAAGGTCACATAGGTCGCTACCGGTGTCCCCCTTAAAGCGGGAAGGGATGCTATCCAATTTTTAACAAACATAGGGGTGTCATAATAGAAAACAGGGGAGCCCATAACGATCAGGTCAAAGTCGTTTATCCCTTTTTTATCAAAAAGCCTTATTTCAGAAGAAGTCACTTTTATTCCATTAATTTCCAAGGTCTTGGCCAGTAACCTGCCGTTTCTGGCCGTATAGCCTGTCTGGCTGTACCAAAGGACAAGGGCTTTTTCTGTTTTTTTGGTTTTCATCGGAACTTTGGCGCGAATGGTTCGCGTATGGACACATCCCGGCAGGGTAGAGCATGACAAGCCTACTGCCGCTAAGGTGGTGCTTTTCTTTAAAAAGGCCCTTCTATCTTCCATAATTTTCCCTTTCCCTTGTTTCATTGCTATTTTTTAGGTATTCTATCTAATGTTTTTTTCTAA is a window of Deltaproteobacteria bacterium DNA encoding:
- a CDS encoding 4Fe-4S binding protein, which produces MEDRRAFLKKSTTLAAVGLSCSTLPGCVHTRTIRAKVPMKTKKTEKALVLWYSQTGYTARNGRLLAKTLEINGIKVTSSEIRLFDKKGINDFDLIVMGSPVFYYDTPMFVKNWIASLPALRGTPVATYVTFGGPEGNQHNAACSILEQLAEKEGVPIGIDSFMNMASYPLAWSEEQVSEKTWMSRHLPNEETYEKVRQYARELINRVALGKPVEFSKKLTLREISTYLGPVWWTKQLVKNHILFKEKCIRCGTCVAKCPVNAINLSNYTINTESCVLCFGCINNCPVQAVNMEYNGKKVMGYNEFMKRKHLKIKEPEELIDHPSDHKLT